ACTTGCTTATTTTCAGAGATTTGAGCTTAAGCCTGTGGATGGAATTAAGGCTATTAGAAAATCCGGGGGTATACCGGTTATTGCTCATCCTGTTTTTTTAAGGAAAAGTTATGCTGAGATGGATAAACTGCTGCAAGAACTTAAAGGGTACGGCCTTGCAGGTATAGAAGCTCATTATAGTGAAAATACTAAAGAGGATACGGGTAATTTTTTAAGGCTTGCTATTAAGCATGAACTGGTTGCAACCGGGGGCAGTGATTTTCATGGAAATTTTAAACCCGGAATTGAGTTGGGGTGCGGAAGAGGCGGCCTCAAGATTCCATATGAATTGTTGGATAAACTTAGGGAATACCAGAATAACATGAATAGGTAGGTTTACTTGACCTTTGTGTTATTGTAGTGATATAATTAATTTTAGCCCTTTCACAAAAGGGTTATTTTTATCTTAATGAAACATGGCATTAATTAAAATTAGCAGTGGGCGGTAAGAAAATGGTTAAGGAAGCAGTTAAGATTGTTGCTCAAAATAAAAAAGCTCGACATGATTATTTTATCGAAGAAACGATGGAAGCAGGCATTGTGCTGTCAGGTACAGAGGTAAAGTCTGTCAGACAGGGCAAGCTTAATTTAAAGGAAAGCTACGCATCTATTGTTGATGGCGAAGTTATTGTCAGCGGAATGCATATAAGCCCTTATGAACAAGGTAATATTTTTAACAAAGATCCCTTGCGTGACAGGAAGCTTCTTTTACACAAGTCTGAAATAAACAGGCTTATAGGGTTGACCCAGCAAAAAGGATTCACATTGGTTCCTGTTCAGGCATACCTAAAACATGGTATGGTTAAAATAGAGCTTGGCGTTGCTCGCGGTAAAAAATTGTATGACAAAAGAGATGATATTGCAGCCCGTGATGCTAA
This region of Clostridium sp. BNL1100 genomic DNA includes:
- the smpB gene encoding SsrA-binding protein SmpB; this translates as MVKEAVKIVAQNKKARHDYFIEETMEAGIVLSGTEVKSVRQGKLNLKESYASIVDGEVIVSGMHISPYEQGNIFNKDPLRDRKLLLHKSEINRLIGLTQQKGFTLVPVQAYLKHGMVKIELGVARGKKLYDKRDDIAARDAKREIDRKMKEQLR